CGGCACCACCATCGTGCTGAAGGGCACAACCGTCGGCGCGACCACCGACGCCGACGGCGAGTTTGCGTTGCGCATCCCCGACGGCACGGCCGCGCCCACGCTCGTGGTGTCGTCCATCGGCTACGTGCGGCAGGAAATTGCGGTGGGCGACCGCACCACGTTCACCATCAAGCTAGTACCTAATACACAAGACCTCAACGAGGTGGTAGTAGTAGGCTACGGCACCCAGAAGCGCGCCGACGTAACGGGCTCGGTGGCCTCGGTGCCCATGGACCGCCTGGAGCGGCTGCCCGTTTCGAACGTGGCGCAAGCCCTGCAAGGGGCCGTGGCGGGCGTCAACATCTCCACCAGTTCGAGCGTGCCGGGAGCGCAGCCGAGCATTCAGGTGCGGAGCGTGCGCTCCATTACGGCTGGCACCGACCCGTACATCATCCTGGACGGGGTGCCGTTTCCGGGCAATTTCAACGACATCAGCCCCACCGACATTGCCTCGATTAAGATTTTGAAGGATGCGTCGTCCACGGCCATTTACGGCACGCGCGGCTCCAATGGGGTTATTTTGGTCACGACCAAGCACGGCAAGTCGGGCAAGGCCCAGATCCGCTACACCGGCTACGGCGGCCCCGAGTACATTGCCCACAAGCTCCAGCTGCTCGACGGCGCCGGCTACACGGCCAAGTATGCCGCCTTCAAAACCCAGATGGGCCTTACCGGCGACCCGGTGCCCAACTACGGCGAGCTGCCCAACTACCAGGCCAGCACCGAAACGGACTGGATTAAAACAATTGGCCAGCAAGGCTTTATCCAAGACCACAACCTGGCCGTGTCGGGCGGCACCGACGACGTGAAGTACTACCTGTCCGGCGACTACTTCAAGCAGCAGGGCGTGCTGCAAGGCTACCAGTTCCGGCGCATCAGCATTCGCTCGAACCTCGACGCCAACCTCACGCCCTGGCTGCGGGTGGGCACGTCGGCTTTCTATTCCAATTCCAACGACGACGCGGGCCGCACCGACCTGAACCTGGCCGTGTCCTCGAGCCCCTACGGCCTGCCCTACAACCCCAACATTGGTGCTCTTCATTTTTGTCCACACCCTCGACCAAAGCGGATACTAGGCCGCAACTTGGGTTAGTTACTGCCGCGGCTCTCGCTTCGTCCCGACGATTACCATTTAGTGACCGTTCAACGACGCGGACTACAAAGTCCACGCTGCATCGTTCAACCGCGCGGACTCGCAGAGCCCGCACTACAGGCCTAGCGCCAGCTGCTGGCCCACGGCCTCCGCCGCCGGCACGAGGTTGGAGAGCGACACGCCCACCAAGCGCACGCCCTGCGGCACGGGCAGCAGCGTCCGCAGCAGGTCGTGGCTGACGGCGGTTAGCTGCTCAGGGCCGGCCACGGGGCCCACTAGGCTACGGCTGCGGGTAATCTGCTGGAAGTCGGCGTATTTCACCTTCAGCGTGGCGGTGCGGCCCAGCAGGCCGGCGCGCTCGCAGTGGGCCCATACCTTGGCAATGCAGGGCCCCAGGCCGGCGGCCAGCTCGTCAAAGTCGCGCCGGTCGTTTTCAAACGTGGTTTCGGCCCCCACGGATTTGCGCGGGCGGTCGGCCACCACGGGGCGGTGGTCTTCGGCGCGGGCAATGGCGTAGTAGTAGCCGCCGGCCTTGCCGAAGTGCTGGCGCAACAGCGCCTCGGGCTGGGCCCGCAGGTCGGCCCCCGTGAAGATGCCCAGCCCGTTGAGCCGCGCCGCCGTGGCCGCCCCGATGCCGTGAAACTGCCCCACCGCCAGCCCCTCCACAAAGCCGGGGCCCTGGTGCGGCCGAATCACGAACTGCCCGTTGGGCTTGCGGTAGTCGGAGGCCAGCTTGGCCAGAAACTTGTTGTAAGAAATGCCCGCCGAGGCCGTCAGCCCGGTTTTTTCCAGGATGCGGGCCCGGATTTCGGCGGCGATGCGCGTGGCCAGCGGCTCGTTTTGCAGGTTTTCGGTCACATCGAGGTAGGCCTCGTCGAGCGAGAGCGGCTCGATCAGCGGCGTGTACTCGGCGAAAATGGCGTGGACTTGCCGCGACACGTCCTTGTACACCTCGAAGCGTGGCGGCACAAATAGTAGCTCCGGGCACTTGCTCCGCGCCACCACCGCCGGCATGGCCGAGCGCACCCCGTACTGCCGGGCCTCGTAGCTGGCGGCCATCACCACGCCCCGCGCGCGGGCCCCGCCCACGGCCACGGGCCGCCCGCGCAAGGCAGGGTCGTCGCGCTGCTCCACGGCGGCGTAAAACGCGTCCATGTCGAGGTGAATGATTTTGCGGGGTTCGGGGGCGGGCATGGGAATGAGAAGCGTAATATCGCAGGCACAGTTCCGGGGCCCCGCTCCTACAGAGTCAGCCGGTACGCGGTGCTGCGCCCGCCGGCGGCTTCTTTTACCAGGATGTTTTGCTCCACCAGAGCTTGAATGTCGCGCACGGCCGTGTCCTGCGAGCACTTGGCAATCGTCGCCCACTTGGAGGAAGTCAGCTTGCCCTCAAAGCCATCCAGCAACCGGTTGAGCAGCTTCAGTTGCCGGGCGTTGAGCGATTTGGCCGCGTGCTGCTCCCAGAACCACGCTTTTTTCAGCACTTTGGCCAACGTCTGTTCCGTGGCGACAAGGGCCCGGCCCAGGCAGCCCAGAAACCATTGCAGCCACCCCGTGATGTCGAGGCCGCCTTTTTGCGCGGCTTCCAACTGGGCGTAGTACGCCGAACGCTCCAGCCGGATTTGTGCCGACAGGCTGTAGAAACGCTGCGCCGTGGCGTCGGCCCGGGCCAACTGCAAATCGGTGATGGCGCGGGCCAGCCGCCCGTTGCCGTCCTCAAACGGGTGAATGATAACGAACCATAAGTGCGCCACGGCCGCTTTGAGCACGGCATCGAGGGCCCCCGGGCCATTAAACCAGGCCAGAAAACGCCTCATTTCCGCGTCCACCACGCCCGCGGCGGGGGCCTCAAAATGCACCCGCTCCCGCCCCGCCACGCCCGATACCACCTGCATGGGGCCCCGGCGGCCGGTACGCCACGCGCCGGTTTCGATGCGCTGCAAGCCGTTGCGGCCGGCCGGAAACAGGGCCGCCTGCCACCCCAGTAGCCGCTCGGCCGTCAGCTCCTGCGCGAACCCTTGCATGGCATCCAGCAGCATTTCCACCACGCCTTCCACCCGCCGCTCGGCCGGTACCAGCCCTCCCGCGTCCAGCCCCAGCCGCCGGGCCAGCGAGGAGCGTACCTGGTCGGCCGGCAGCATTTCCCCCTCAATCTCGCTGGATTTCAGCACGTCCAGCGTCAGCGTCTGGAGCGTGGCCTCGGCTTGCACCGAGAAGCCCAGCGCCTGCATGTGCCCCAGCACCCGGCCCTGCTGGTGCCGCAGGGGCCCCAGCAGCGGCTCCAGTTGCGCGTGGTGCCAGGTGAAGTTGGGCCACTCAGGACGCTGGTAGATGTACATGACTATTCTCCGCAGTTTATGCGGCGAATGTAGGGAGTATTCTCCGCATTTAAGTGGCGTAACCGCTACAACGGGGAGTGTCGGGAGCCGTAACAGGGGTAGTTAGAGCGGTTCCCAAGTCATTGTACATGATATCCGCAATGGTCAAACCAATTTTTGGCATCCTGTTGACTGATGTTACGCACGGAGCAGTACGAGTTGCTGGTACATGGCTTTGAGGCCAACGGTATAGAGTTGGGCTTTGAGGCGAAAATGGCCGATGCCGCCTTTGAGCTTGAGCACTTCGAGCTTGGTGTAAGCCAACACGGCGGCAAAGAAATGGGTGGCCTGCGTGGCCAGGGTTTTGGTGGGCGATTTGCCCATGGAGGCATTCTGTTTGAGCGACTTATGGTATTCTTCCACTTTCCACCGTCTCTGGTAAATCGTGGTCAGTTGGGCCTGGTCCAGGTCGGTGTCGCTGCTGACCAGATACAGCATACCTTGGCTACCGTCTCGGTTTGTGAAGACTTGTCTGGTCACGAGCACCGCCTGCTGGACGGCCCGCAAATAGACGCGCAAGGGCTGCGTATCGGGGAACACCAGCGCCTGCACGGCCTGGAACTGGCCGGCGGCCCGCGCCTCGGCGCTCAGGGCCACGGTGCGGCTGCTTTCGAGGGCAAATACAAAGTGATGGCCCAGGGCCCGCACCAAGGCCATGTTCTCGGCCGAGGCGTACCAGCTGTCGGCCAGCAGGTAGCGGTAGGCCACCTGCTGCTGGGCCACGCGCAGCATCTGTTGCAGGTATTCGTTTTTAGTGAACGGGCTTTGGTAGCTGGTCTGCTGGGTCTTGGGGTGGTAGACCGGCACGGTTTTGCGCACCAGCTCGACGGCGATGGGCAGGGCCAAGTCGCCGGCCTGATAAAGCAGACTCACGAAGTTCAGGCCCTTGACGTAGCGCTGCTGGCTGTGGTCCCAATGGGTGCAAATCAACTCATTGGCATCGGTGTGGGCCTTTTCCAGGACCGAATCGTCCACGATGAGCACGGCGAAGTCCGCCGCCCCGCGTTGGGCTTCGGCCTGGCGAATCAACGGCTTGGCCTGCCGCCAAACCTGCGCTGACCCGCACGGCGTACTGCTCAACCAGCGCGTGATGTGGTCGTGGCTCAGCGCCCCGTCCAGCAGCCGCGACAAGCCCGTGGCCGTCGTCGGACCCGTCGAGCTCAGCAAATAATCCGTGTACAGGTCCAGCGTGCAACTCATCATCAATCGATTAAACGGACAACCTAAGCCAACGACTGCGTAACATCAGCTGTTGACTTATCCACTCGGTTGCCGCTTGGATGGTGGCTTCTAATGCCTCGCGGGTGCGAGCCTGGGCCGTGCGCAGCCAGGTTTTGAGTTTGCTGAAGGCGAGTTCGATGGGATTAAAATCGGGCGAATAGGGCGGCAGATACAGCAGGCGGGCACCCCGTGCGGCGACGATTTCGGCCAACCCGGCCACTTTGTGGGCGGGCAGGTTGTCGAGCACGACCACGTCGGCCGGCACCAGGGTGGGGCCGAGCACGTGGTGAAGATAGGCCGCGAACACGTCGCCGTTGACGGCTCCGCTCACGGCTCCGCTCACCGTCATGGCCGCTTGCAACCCGTTCGGGGTCAGGGCGGCGACCAACGTCACGTTCGGCCCGCCATGCAGCGGCACCCCTTGCCCAACGCGCTGCCCGCCTGCGGCGCGGGCGTAGCGGCGGCAATAGGTGAGATTGGTACTGGTCTCGTCCACAAACTTAAAACACGTAAAATCTTCTTCCTGCACCGCTTCGACAAAAGCCCCGCGCAAGGCCCTCACCCGTTCGGTGTCGCGCTCGGCGGCGTGGAGGCTCTTTTTTTTCGCCGCCAATCCAGCGCTTGCACGGCCCGCCCCAGCGCGGATTGGCTCATGGCCGGCCCGCCGACCGCCGCCAGCCAGACCCGCAGCTCGTCTAAGGTGGCATCCGGGGTTTGGCGCAAGCAGGCCCTTAGTTGGGCCAAGGCCGGACCATCCAGGCGCGGAGCTGGCCCCCGGCCCGGCGGCAATGCTGCCGCGCTGCCATGCGTACGGTGGCGGCGCAAGAGCTTTGCCACAAAGGAGAGCGAAACGCGAAACTGGCCGGCCACCGCCGCTTGCTTTCCCCCAGCCTGGCAGGCTGCCACGACGCGCTCGCGTAAATCAAGCGAATATGCTTTCATGACCGAAACTAAACCAAAACGTGTACAATAACTTGGGAACCGCTCTAAATAGCCTTTTAGCGTAGATTCATCAGCATAGATTCAACCGTTACCTTTCACTTGCCCACCCAAATTGTATCAATCAATACAAAGCCGGTGTGCGCTCGTTTAGCCCTAAAAATGTAGTACTTATCCGTCGAATTAATTATTTCATTTTCAAGAGGCAGAGCTTTCATTACTTTTTGTATTGAGTCCGGCAATTGCACGCTGCTGCTTATAAGCCTGAGTTCATATGTGCAGTCACTAGTCCATTTAATAGTCATTTTAGTGATACCTGTGAATTGACTACTTTCAGTTTGTATTGAGTCACTGCGTGTAATTGTGAGTGGAAAATTCCCTTGCGGCTCCCTGAAATGATAAGCAAATCTTCCTGTTCTAAATCGGTTACATCCTTCTTTTTCCTTTATAGAACTGCAAGCAACAAGTTGCAACATCAGTCCTATTATCGCAACACCAAATAATTTAGTCGCGCAAGCTTTTTTTAAATCCATTATCAAGACACTGACGAAATAACAGCTATTGTAATTTGTTATTTTTTATCGAACAAAACTAACATAATGCCTTTGAGAAGACTACAAACTTACCTGTGAACCGAAGTTGGAAGATGGAAACGTTGACCTCATCCCTGTGCAAACGCTTTGACTTCAACCAGCTACTACAATTCCCAACCCCGCCCGCGGCGGCCGTACCTTTGCGGCCTATGAATCTGTTATCCGCCGAGAATATCTCGAAAAATTACGCCGACCGCTGGCTGTTCCGCGACCTCAACTTTGGCTTGCAACAAGGGCAGCGCGTGGCCTTTGTGGGCATCAACGGCACGGGCAAAACCACGCTGCTGCGCGTGCTGGCCGGCCTCGAAATCCCCGACACCGGGCTGGTGAGCACCCGCAAGGGCATCCGGGTGACCTACCTGGGCCAGCAGCCGGTGTTCGACGAGAGCTTGAGCGTGGAAGAAACCATCTTCGCCAGCCAGAACGACACGCTCAAGGCCATCAAGGAGTACGAGCACGTCATCAACGACGCCAACCACAAGCCCGACGACTTGCAGCGGGTGTTGGAGCGCATGGACGCGCTGAATGCCTGGGACTACGAAGCCCAGGTGCAGCAGATTCTGGGCCGGCTGGGCATATTGGGCGAGCTGCTGACGCGTAACGTGAGCATGCTGAGCGGCGGGCAGCGCAAGCGCGTGGCCCTGGCCCGGGTGCTCATCGAAGAGCCCGACGTGCTGCTGCTCGACGAGCCCACCAACCACCTGGATTTGAGCACGATTGAGTGGCTCGAAAACCGGCTTTCCTCCCCCACCCTCACGCTGCTGATGGTGACCCACGACCGCTACTTCCTCGACAAAGTGGCCAACGAGATTGTGGAGCTCGACAAGGGCACCATGTACCGCTACCAGGGCAACTACGCCTACTTCGTGGAGAAAAAGGCCGACCGCGAGATGCGCGAAGCCACCGAAGTGGAGAAGGCCCGTAACCTGTTCCGCAAGGAGCTGGAGTGGATGCGCCGCATGCCCCAGGCCCGCGGCACCAAACAGAAGGCCCGCATCGACGCCTTCTACGTGACCAAGGAAAAGGCCAGCACCAACCTGAGCAAGCAGCAGATTGAGCTGAGCGTGAAAACGACCCGCCAGGGCGGCAAAATCATCGAGGCCGACCACCTGAACAAGAAGTTCGGCGACAACGTGGTGCTCGACGATTTCAGCTACGTGTTCAAGAAGAAGGACCGGATTGGCCTGGTGGGCCCCAACGGCGCGGGCAAGTCCACGCTGCTGAACATGCTGACCGGCAAGCTCGCGCCCGACTCCGGCACCATCGACGTGGGCACCACCACTGTGTTTGGCTACTACACCCAGACGGAGTTGGAGTTCGACCCCAGCCAGCGGGTAATTGACATCGTGAAGGAAGTGGCCGAGGTGGTGGAGCTGGCCAACGGCGACGTGCTCACGGCCAGCCAGTTCCTGAACCTGTTCCTCTTCCCGCCCGCCCAGCAGTACACGCTGGTGAACAAGCTGAGCGGCGGCGAGAAGCGGCGCCTCCAACTGCTGCGCGTGCTCATCAAGAACCCCAATTTCCTGATTCTCGACGAGCCCACCAACGACCTGGACCTGGCCACGCTCAACATTCTGGAGGATTTCCTGCTGCACTTCGCCGGCTGCCTGCTCATCGTGAGCCACGACCGCTACTTCCTCGACCACCTCGCCGAGCACCTGTTTGTGCTGGAGCCGGGCGGGGCCGTGCTCAACTTCCCCGGCAACTACACCGACTACCGCGACTACCTGGAGGAGCGCGAAACCGAAGCTGCGCTAGAGGCCGAGGAGAAGGCCGCCAAGGCCGCCCGCGCCGCCGCCAAGGGGGCCCCCGCGCCCGTGGCCGCGCCCGCCCCGGCGGCCCCCGCCAAGCGCCGCGCCACCTTCGCCGAGAAGAAAGAGTACGAGCAGCTCGAAGGCATCCTGGCCCAGCTCGAAACCGAGAAGCAGGCCATCACCGCCAACCTAAACGGCGGCAGCGGCACCCCGCAGGAATTCGCCGCCTGGGGCGCCCGCCTCCAAGCCGTGGAGCAGGCGCTGGCCCAGAAAGAGGAACGCTGGCTGGAGCTGGCCGAGTTGGTTTAGGGCCCCGGCGCCGCTTGCCCGCATAGAAAAGGCCGCGCTGAGAGCGCGGCCTTTTTTTGCGTTTGAGGGAAGGTCGTAAGAAGCTGCGCTAGGCATCGTCGCGTAGCGCCGGCAGCAGTGCGAAGGTGCCGTGGGGGCCCGGGGAGAAGGGCCAGATACGCCCTACCGCCTCCACCGGAATGGGGGCGAAGGCGTGAGCAAAGTGCTCTTGCCGCACGGCGGCCCACTCGCGCTCGACGCGTACCCCCGCCGCGGCCAGGGCGTTTTCGTCGATTTCGAGCAGCACCAGGGGGCCCCGGCCGGCGTAGTAGCGGCGGGCGGTTTCAAGCACCTGCTGGCGCTCGGAGGTGTGGATAAAACCCTCGGCCGCCAGGTCGGCGCTGGCGAAGAAGCCGGTGCGCTGGGCCTGCTCCCAGTCGGCGAGGTCGGCGAGGCGATAGAGGAAGTTAGCCAAGGTCTGGGAGCGGTTTGGGGTAGTTGAACGGTCACGCTAAAAACGGTTATGCTGAGCTTGTCGAAGCACCTCCCCCGCTAAGTAACTAATTACTGCTGCGGGAGAGATGCTTCGATAAGCTCAGCATGACCGTTTTTATTCATTCAACGGCTTCTACAGAAGCCGCTTTACGCCTTCCACAGCTCCTGCTGCACCTGCTTGCCCACCGTGAGCATGATGCGTACGGGGTTGGGCACGAGCGTGATGCGGGCTTCCTTGCCGGGGTACTTCTCCGAGTCTACCCACACGCCTTCCTTGGGCGAGGGGGCCGAGCGCGGGTCGCTGGGCAGGTAAGCGGTGGGCAGCAGCACGTCGGTGTCCGATTTCAGGTCGCCGTGCACCTTGTCGAGGGCCTCTTCGAGGTAGTCGCCGTACTCGTCGTTGAAATCGTCTTCCAAATCGTGCAAAGCCTCCTCTACCTCGTCGTAGCGGGCGTCGTCGTAGGTGAGGGTGTGCAGCTCGGCCTTCTTTTCGATGAGGGCCACCAGGGCTTGGTTCAGGTCTTCGGTTTTCATAAAAAGCAGTGAGGTGCGGGCCGCAAAGGTGCTACGAAATCCGTAAATGCGGCCCGGGGCGCCGCGTTGGGGCCCCGGCCGTACTTTTAGCGCCATGAAAACCACCGCGTTGCTTCTGCTAGTGTCGGTCCTGGCCTTGAGCCGCCCCGCTCGCGCCCAAACCGGCTGCCCCGACCCGCAGGCCACCAACTACAACCCCGCCGCCCGCCTCAACGACGGCTCGTGCCAGTACGCCCCCACCGCCGCGGCGCTGCCCGCCAAGGCCCCGCTCGACGCGGCCGTGCCCGAAACCTCGGGCCTCCAGCTGGCCGCCGGGGCCCTGTGGACCTTCAACGACGGGGGCAACCCGCCGGTGCTGTTCCGGGTAGACTCAGCCACCGGCCGCGCCGTGCAGCAAGTGCGCGTCGTCAACTACCCCAACACCGATTGGGAGGACATTGCCGCCGACGCCCGCTACCTGTACCTGGGCGACTTTGGCAACAACTATGGCAACCGGCGCGACCTGCGCCTGCTGCGCGTGCCGCTGGCCGGCCTGGGCCCCGCGGCCGATACGGTGTCGGCCCAGGCCATCAACTTCTACTACCCCGACCAAACGACGTTCGGCGGGGGCCTCAACAACCACGACTACGACTGCGAGGCCGTGTTTTTCCGCAACGACTCGCTGCACCTCTTCACCAAGGACTGGGCCGACCACCGCACCCGCTACT
This genomic stretch from Hymenobacter sp. PAMC 26628 harbors:
- a CDS encoding SusC/RagA family TonB-linked outer membrane protein, coding for MATLLGALAPLTPAAALARRAPHKALGLPPAAATSRGPGAIVSVPRPAAALPDLTVTGIVADEKGQGLPGTTIVLKGTTVGATTDADGEFALRIPDGTAAPTLVVSSIGYVRQEIAVGDRTTFTIKLVPNTQDLNEVVVVGYGTQKRADVTGSVASVPMDRLERLPVSNVAQALQGAVAGVNISTSSSVPGAQPSIQVRSVRSITAGTDPYIILDGVPFPGNFNDISPTDIASIKILKDASSTAIYGTRGSNGVILVTTKHGKSGKAQIRYTGYGGPEYIAHKLQLLDGAGYTAKYAAFKTQMGLTGDPVPNYGELPNYQASTETDWIKTIGQQGFIQDHNLAVSGGTDDVKYYLSGDYFKQQGVLQGYQFRRISIRSNLDANLTPWLRVGTSAFYSNSNDDAGRTDLNLAVSSSPYGLPYNPNIGALHFCPHPRPKRILGRNLG
- the dinB gene encoding DNA polymerase IV — translated: MPAPEPRKIIHLDMDAFYAAVEQRDDPALRGRPVAVGGARARGVVMAASYEARQYGVRSAMPAVVARSKCPELLFVPPRFEVYKDVSRQVHAIFAEYTPLIEPLSLDEAYLDVTENLQNEPLATRIAAEIRARILEKTGLTASAGISYNKFLAKLASDYRKPNGQFVIRPHQGPGFVEGLAVGQFHGIGAATAARLNGLGIFTGADLRAQPEALLRQHFGKAGGYYYAIARAEDHRPVVADRPRKSVGAETTFENDRRDFDELAAGLGPCIAKVWAHCERAGLLGRTATLKVKYADFQQITRSRSLVGPVAGPEQLTAVSHDLLRTLLPVPQGVRLVGVSLSNLVPAAEAVGQQLALGL
- a CDS encoding Fic family protein, with the translated sequence MYIYQRPEWPNFTWHHAQLEPLLGPLRHQQGRVLGHMQALGFSVQAEATLQTLTLDVLKSSEIEGEMLPADQVRSSLARRLGLDAGGLVPAERRVEGVVEMLLDAMQGFAQELTAERLLGWQAALFPAGRNGLQRIETGAWRTGRRGPMQVVSGVAGRERVHFEAPAAGVVDAEMRRFLAWFNGPGALDAVLKAAVAHLWFVIIHPFEDGNGRLARAITDLQLARADATAQRFYSLSAQIRLERSAYYAQLEAAQKGGLDITGWLQWFLGCLGRALVATEQTLAKVLKKAWFWEQHAAKSLNARQLKLLNRLLDGFEGKLTSSKWATIAKCSQDTAVRDIQALVEQNILVKEAAGGRSTAYRLTL
- a CDS encoding IS701 family transposase produces the protein MMSCTLDLYTDYLLSSTGPTTATGLSRLLDGALSHDHITRWLSSTPCGSAQVWRQAKPLIRQAEAQRGAADFAVLIVDDSVLEKAHTDANELICTHWDHSQQRYVKGLNFVSLLYQAGDLALPIAVELVRKTVPVYHPKTQQTSYQSPFTKNEYLQQMLRVAQQQVAYRYLLADSWYASAENMALVRALGHHFVFALESSRTVALSAEARAAGQFQAVQALVFPDTQPLRVYLRAVQQAVLVTRQVFTNRDGSQGMLYLVSSDTDLDQAQLTTIYQRRWKVEEYHKSLKQNASMGKSPTKTLATQATHFFAAVLAYTKLEVLKLKGGIGHFRLKAQLYTVGLKAMYQQLVLLRA
- a CDS encoding IS630 family transposase, translating into MAAKKKSLHAAERDTERVRALRGAFVEAVQEEDFTCFKFVDETSTNLTYCRRYARAAGGQRVGQGVPLHGGPNVTLVAALTPNGLQAAMTVSGAVSGAVNGDVFAAYLHHVLGPTLVPADVVVLDNLPAHKVAGLAEIVAARGARLLYLPPYSPDFNPIELAFSKLKTWLRTAQARTREALEATIQAATEWISQQLMLRSRWLRLSV
- a CDS encoding ABC-F family ATP-binding cassette domain-containing protein; this encodes MNLLSAENISKNYADRWLFRDLNFGLQQGQRVAFVGINGTGKTTLLRVLAGLEIPDTGLVSTRKGIRVTYLGQQPVFDESLSVEETIFASQNDTLKAIKEYEHVINDANHKPDDLQRVLERMDALNAWDYEAQVQQILGRLGILGELLTRNVSMLSGGQRKRVALARVLIEEPDVLLLDEPTNHLDLSTIEWLENRLSSPTLTLLMVTHDRYFLDKVANEIVELDKGTMYRYQGNYAYFVEKKADREMREATEVEKARNLFRKELEWMRRMPQARGTKQKARIDAFYVTKEKASTNLSKQQIELSVKTTRQGGKIIEADHLNKKFGDNVVLDDFSYVFKKKDRIGLVGPNGAGKSTLLNMLTGKLAPDSGTIDVGTTTVFGYYTQTELEFDPSQRVIDIVKEVAEVVELANGDVLTASQFLNLFLFPPAQQYTLVNKLSGGEKRRLQLLRVLIKNPNFLILDEPTNDLDLATLNILEDFLLHFAGCLLIVSHDRYFLDHLAEHLFVLEPGGAVLNFPGNYTDYRDYLEERETEAALEAEEKAAKAARAAAKGAPAPVAAPAPAAPAKRRATFAEKKEYEQLEGILAQLETEKQAITANLNGGSGTPQEFAAWGARLQAVEQALAQKEERWLELAELV
- a CDS encoding DUF952 domain-containing protein; the protein is MANFLYRLADLADWEQAQRTGFFASADLAAEGFIHTSERQQVLETARRYYAGRGPLVLLEIDENALAAAGVRVEREWAAVRQEHFAHAFAPIPVEAVGRIWPFSPGPHGTFALLPALRDDA